A part of Helicobacter canis genomic DNA contains:
- a CDS encoding M99 family metallopeptidase middle domain-containing protein — translation DRSQTFALENLPEMPLFGLRPVLASFPIPKGKKASEITIISNNKILGLLPRDNALVLKYGNNVMTKILPKRVELYQDQSSP, via the coding sequence AAGATCGCTCCCAGACCTTTGCCCTTGAAAATCTCCCTGAAATGCCACTTTTTGGCTTGCGTCCTGTGCTTGCTAGCTTCCCTATCCCCAAAGGCAAAAAAGCTAGTGAAATCACCATTATTTCAAACAACAAGATTCTAGGGCTTTTGCCTAGGGATAATGCACTAGTGCTGAAATATGGCAATAATGTGATGACCAAAATCCTCCCCAAACGCGTGGAGCTTTATCAGGATCAATCAAGCCCCTAG